One region of Roseicitreum antarcticum genomic DNA includes:
- a CDS encoding Rieske (2Fe-2S) protein: protein MTQTVEAPSQWVPIALSKMIEAGTSAGVVAAGAEIVVWRDTSGVAHAWEDRCPHRGMKMSFGFVRGDHITCLYHGWEYDETGICQYIPAHPELEVPKSICVARYGVAEAGGMIWAHLPLGSDASASPDVPVMDGVKSVYIDAPVATALDQLRQQGGTECGVVNVVSLERDGTKMTIGIQPISHAQCALHITVPESATKDTRMAVLDWSEGLRRRIEELEATA, encoded by the coding sequence ATGACGCAGACCGTGGAAGCGCCGTCACAATGGGTCCCGATCGCCCTGTCCAAGATGATCGAAGCTGGCACCTCTGCTGGCGTGGTGGCCGCGGGCGCTGAGATCGTCGTATGGCGTGATACTTCTGGCGTTGCACATGCCTGGGAGGACCGTTGCCCGCATCGCGGTATGAAAATGAGTTTTGGCTTTGTGCGCGGCGATCATATCACCTGCCTCTACCACGGCTGGGAATATGACGAGACCGGTATTTGCCAGTATATTCCCGCCCATCCTGAGCTTGAAGTTCCGAAATCCATCTGTGTTGCCCGTTACGGTGTTGCAGAGGCTGGGGGGATGATTTGGGCGCATTTGCCGCTTGGTTCAGACGCGAGTGCGTCGCCGGATGTGCCCGTCATGGATGGGGTGAAATCCGTGTATATTGATGCCCCTGTTGCGACCGCTTTGGACCAGCTGCGACAGCAAGGCGGAACGGAGTGTGGTGTTGTGAATGTTGTGTCTTTGGAACGCGATGGCACCAAGATGACCATCGGTATTCAGCCGATTTCGCACGCGCAATGCGCTCTGCACATCACCGTTCCCGAGAGCGCCACCAAGGATACGAGAATGGCTGTCCTTGATTGGAGCGAGGGGCTGCGGCGACGGATTGAAGAGCTTGAGGCCACGGCATGA
- a CDS encoding phage tail tape measure protein translates to MTGFVGRLRAQLGLDTTSFDQGVKGAATRARTGFAGAFSSVGRLITPVTVGFAAAGAAAYAVVGPAMRAASAIDEAAKASRRVDGSLAGWEAVKLAASEAGVEVTQLADQLQNLNTRLAMPTEGSTSALARLGLDAAELRDMDVDGRVAAISDAVADLGYDAGQASALLRDLGIEDRRMVNLITAGGAGIRAAAADIEDYGLAVSDVDASAIEAANDQIGRLSMISGALGQQLAVALLPALGELAQTMTDSLRQGGLLRSIVDGLGAGFAALVGAVRDVATVGGGFISWIVDLTEGAFEGMGAIGDLGARSSTSFRSLRCFAVSAGLPI, encoded by the coding sequence ATGACAGGATTTGTGGGGCGTTTGCGGGCGCAACTGGGGCTGGACACGACCAGTTTTGACCAGGGCGTGAAAGGGGCGGCAACCCGGGCGCGTACCGGATTTGCGGGGGCTTTCTCTTCGGTCGGGCGGTTGATCACGCCGGTCACGGTTGGCTTTGCCGCCGCCGGAGCAGCGGCTTATGCCGTGGTGGGCCCCGCGATGCGCGCGGCCAGCGCCATTGATGAGGCCGCAAAAGCATCGCGCCGCGTCGATGGATCGCTGGCGGGCTGGGAGGCGGTCAAGCTGGCCGCGTCTGAAGCCGGGGTCGAGGTCACGCAGTTGGCAGACCAGCTGCAAAACCTCAACACGCGGCTGGCCATGCCGACCGAGGGCTCAACATCGGCATTGGCGCGGCTGGGGCTCGATGCTGCGGAATTGCGCGACATGGATGTCGATGGCCGGGTCGCGGCCATTTCGGACGCGGTGGCGGATCTGGGCTATGATGCGGGGCAGGCCAGCGCGCTTTTGCGCGATCTGGGGATCGAAGACCGGCGCATGGTCAACCTCATCACTGCCGGTGGTGCCGGTATTCGCGCTGCGGCTGCGGATATCGAGGATTATGGCCTGGCGGTTTCTGACGTTGATGCCAGCGCGATCGAGGCCGCAAATGACCAGATCGGGCGGCTTTCGATGATATCGGGCGCGCTTGGCCAGCAGCTTGCCGTTGCACTGTTGCCTGCGCTTGGTGAATTGGCCCAGACCATGACCGACAGCCTTCGACAGGGCGGCCTGCTGCGTAGCATTGTCGACGGGCTGGGCGCGGGGTTTGCCGCTTTGGTCGGCGCAGTGCGCGATGTCGCGACGGTCGGCGGTGGGTTCATAAGCTGGATTGTTGATCTTACCGAAGGCGCATTCGAGGGCATGGGCGCCATTGGGGATCTGGGCGCAAGATCTTCGACTTCTTTTCGGTCTTTGCGGTGTTTCGCCGTATCAGCTGGTTTGCCGATCTGA
- a CDS encoding DUF7940 domain-containing protein, translating into MTIAAAIQGAWLALPPDMLKAVPDWAVQAATGALLLSGIVGRLIDQGGGDE; encoded by the coding sequence ATGACCATCGCGGCAGCTATACAGGGCGCGTGGCTGGCATTGCCGCCTGACATGCTGAAGGCGGTGCCGGATTGGGCGGTGCAGGCGGCAACTGGCGCTCTGTTGCTGTCTGGCATCGTCGGGCGGCTGATCGACCAAGGCGGCGGCGATGAGTGA
- a CDS encoding DUF2190 family protein gives MKNFMQIGEVVSLAAPRDVTSGEGMLVGKVFGIAVHDAASGAPVEVQRRGVYTHAKTSAQAWAVGAAVYWDNTNFVFTTTSSGNTLVGAALAAAVNPSATGTVLLDGTVR, from the coding sequence ATGAAGAACTTTATGCAAATCGGCGAGGTTGTGTCGCTTGCGGCACCGCGCGATGTCACATCCGGGGAGGGCATGCTGGTCGGCAAGGTGTTCGGCATTGCCGTGCATGATGCGGCCAGCGGTGCCCCGGTTGAGGTGCAGCGGCGCGGCGTCTACACCCATGCCAAGACCAGCGCGCAGGCGTGGGCCGTGGGCGCGGCCGTCTACTGGGACAACACGAACTTCGTGTTCACCACCACCAGCTCGGGCAACACCCTTGTCGGCGCGGCTCTCGCCGCCGCCGTCAACCCCAGCGCAACCGGCACCGTGCTGTTGGACGGCACGGTACGCTGA
- a CDS encoding glutathione S-transferase family protein: MILHNYDLFEDCYRVRLVASCTEQTVQLTNVDAFPGAEEKSPTYLKLNPMGRLPILEDGDLVLRNLSAILLYVAEHDTQKRFIPLDAETRARMMDWLGFACGDLAVAVEARAVALLGAPGDVSELRKKVRVAFRVLDDHLTRQSLHGESFVAGDAPSLADLALFPAFALSRDFYLDHDAFPALRLWARRIRTLPGFITMPGIPDYH; encoded by the coding sequence ATGATCTTGCATAATTATGACCTTTTTGAAGATTGCTACCGCGTCCGTCTGGTTGCGTCTTGCACGGAACAAACGGTGCAATTGACTAACGTGGATGCTTTTCCCGGGGCAGAAGAAAAATCGCCAACCTATTTGAAGCTCAACCCGATGGGGCGGTTGCCGATCTTGGAAGATGGCGATCTTGTCTTGCGCAATCTTTCCGCCATTCTACTTTATGTTGCTGAGCATGATACGCAAAAACGGTTCATTCCGCTGGATGCAGAAACCCGGGCGCGGATGATGGATTGGCTGGGGTTTGCGTGTGGCGATCTGGCGGTTGCGGTGGAAGCGCGTGCGGTCGCACTCTTGGGCGCGCCGGGAGATGTCTCTGAATTGCGCAAGAAGGTGCGTGTCGCCTTCCGTGTTCTGGACGATCATTTGACGCGACAATCTTTGCATGGCGAAAGTTTCGTCGCAGGCGATGCGCCAAGTTTGGCGGATCTTGCGCTGTTCCCAGCTTTCGCGCTTAGTCGCGATTTCTACCTTGATCACGACGCGTTTCCCGCATTGCGCCTTTGGGCGCGCCGGATCCGCACGCTGCCTGGTTTTATTACGATGCCCGGCATTCCGGACTACCATTAG
- a CDS encoding lysozyme, translated as MRVSERGIFALALHEGVVPAPYLDSVNVWTFGIGHTASAGGPDPAAMPRGNPVDMDAALMQAFDVFRRDLARFEKRVSDAVKVPLKQHEFDALVSFDFNTGGIGRAKLTKHLNAGNRAAATNGFMGWLKPPEIKGRREAEMRLFREGVYPGGTVPVFGVTASNRPNMRSVLRRLTQAQVLGYMQSAQPTAPAAPSGGFWAFIAAYLEVANETGQRCKAGLALVFSASHDHRGSYTGRVAGIAA; from the coding sequence GTGAGGGTTTCTGAGCGAGGTATTTTCGCGCTGGCGCTGCATGAGGGCGTTGTGCCTGCGCCGTATCTGGACAGCGTGAATGTCTGGACGTTTGGCATCGGCCACACAGCAAGCGCGGGCGGGCCTGATCCTGCGGCAATGCCGCGCGGGAACCCGGTCGATATGGACGCGGCGCTGATGCAGGCGTTCGACGTGTTCCGGCGCGATCTGGCCCGGTTTGAAAAGCGCGTTAGCGACGCGGTGAAGGTGCCGCTGAAGCAGCACGAATTTGATGCGCTGGTGTCGTTCGACTTCAACACCGGGGGTATTGGACGCGCGAAGCTGACCAAGCACCTGAACGCGGGAAATCGCGCCGCCGCGACAAATGGCTTCATGGGCTGGCTTAAGCCGCCTGAAATCAAAGGTCGGCGCGAAGCTGAAATGCGACTGTTCCGCGAAGGCGTCTATCCCGGCGGCACAGTGCCGGTGTTTGGCGTCACGGCCAGCAATCGCCCCAACATGCGCTCGGTGTTGCGCAGGCTGACGCAAGCTCAGGTGCTGGGCTACATGCAGAGCGCGCAACCGACAGCGCCCGCCGCACCTTCCGGGGGTTTCTGGGCATTCATCGCCGCTTATTTGGAGGTCGCGAATGAAACTGGTCAAAGATGCAAAGCGGGCTTGGCGCTGGTATTCTCTGCAAGCCATGACCATCGCGGCAGCTATACAGGGCGCGTGGCTGGCATTGCCGCCTGA
- a CDS encoding ATP-dependent Clp protease proteolytic subunit, which yields MYTALKDYPDAIHVVIDGIAASAASLIAMAGDTITMPIGSIMMIHDPANWFVEGRGTEADHLRSAANLRTLSNAYAKIYAARADIPVEEAREIMRAETYLDGAEALAAGFATST from the coding sequence ATCTACACCGCGCTCAAGGACTACCCGGACGCGATACATGTCGTCATTGACGGGATCGCGGCCTCGGCTGCCAGCCTGATCGCGATGGCAGGCGACACGATCACCATGCCGATCGGCTCGATCATGATGATCCACGATCCGGCAAACTGGTTTGTCGAGGGGCGCGGGACCGAGGCGGACCACCTGCGCTCGGCGGCAAACCTGCGCACCCTGTCCAATGCCTACGCCAAGATCTACGCCGCGCGCGCCGACATTCCCGTGGAAGAGGCGCGCGAAATCATGCGCGCCGAGACGTATCTCGATGGCGCCGAGGCGCTGGCAGCAGGTTTTGCCACCAGCACATGA
- a CDS encoding phage portal protein, whose amino-acid sequence MAAGLGITYEDLTGDMAQVNFSSARMGRLKMDQNVSTWQHLMMIPQMMAPLAGLFMDAWQEVDEERLGLDIWAEIKLDWVPPRRVIVDPAREFDAIITAVQGGLMSRQQQCAASGSMSSV is encoded by the coding sequence GTGGCTGCCGGTCTGGGCATTACCTACGAGGACCTGACCGGCGACATGGCGCAGGTGAACTTCTCGTCGGCCCGGATGGGGCGGCTGAAGATGGATCAGAACGTCAGCACCTGGCAGCACCTGATGATGATCCCGCAAATGATGGCGCCGCTGGCTGGCCTGTTCATGGACGCATGGCAAGAGGTCGATGAAGAGCGTCTGGGCTTAGACATCTGGGCCGAGATCAAACTGGACTGGGTGCCGCCGCGCAGGGTGATCGTGGACCCGGCCCGTGAATTCGACGCGATCATAACCGCAGTGCAGGGCGGTCTGATGTCGCGCCAGCAGCAGTGCGCAGCTTCGGGGTCGATGTCGAGCGTCTGA
- a CDS encoding phage tail protein, translating to MDPGTGLQDVEFPDQMPADLDITNQSSPGATEENMPGLLPAVDFSVDMMYDVGSEWDTALESLNARDASTGAKELHLLEICVGTGTGKKTRTFLAYLKDYKPRGPIKGNVAMRATWRLMSTVAE from the coding sequence ATGGACCCGGGCACCGGCCTGCAGGATGTCGAATTCCCCGATCAGATGCCCGCTGATCTGGACATCACAAACCAATCGTCGCCCGGTGCGACAGAAGAGAACATGCCGGGCCTTTTGCCCGCTGTCGATTTCTCGGTCGATATGATGTACGACGTCGGCTCGGAATGGGACACCGCTCTTGAGAGCCTGAACGCCCGTGATGCCAGTACCGGTGCCAAGGAGCTGCACCTGCTGGAAATCTGTGTGGGCACCGGGACCGGCAAGAAGACCAGGACATTCCTTGCCTATCTGAAGGACTACAAGCCGCGCGGCCCGATCAAGGGCAACGTCGCCATGCGGGCGACCTGGCGGCTCATGTCGACGGTGGCAGAATAA
- a CDS encoding DUF6950 family protein, with the protein MVTHDQVMDAVLTHMRGPFVWGASDCCTSASDVFQALHGVDPMAPLRGQYTTEAGAWALVRLWGGWRRMTTRLAAQAGCHAGVGAAGEVGLLRLPDRFVLGIGLGHEQWAGRIDGGFASTDRVVLCFGSVQHA; encoded by the coding sequence ATGGTGACGCACGATCAGGTCATGGATGCAGTGCTGACCCATATGCGCGGGCCTTTTGTCTGGGGCGCTTCCGATTGCTGCACCAGCGCCAGCGATGTGTTCCAGGCGCTGCATGGGGTCGACCCGATGGCCCCCTTGCGCGGCCAGTACACGACGGAGGCGGGCGCATGGGCGCTGGTGCGGCTTTGGGGCGGCTGGCGGCGCATGACAACCCGGCTGGCCGCGCAGGCGGGCTGTCATGCGGGCGTGGGCGCGGCGGGTGAAGTCGGCCTCCTGCGCTTGCCCGATCGGTTCGTTCTGGGCATCGGGCTGGGGCACGAGCAATGGGCGGGCCGGATAGATGGCGGCTTTGCCTCTACCGATCGTGTCGTTCTTTGTTTTGGGTCGGTGCAACATGCCTGA
- a CDS encoding phage major capsid protein encodes MAFGSHSVSDFPAIFENALNKRLSQAYQSAQPTYRAIAERIDMSDFRPTPIAAIGDWPTLMPIGEGGEIKSGTVGDKSEIVALAAYGRKFHISRQMMVNDDLGAIDRLLSTRGRAVAAFEDQLFYAMLLAGAGSDGPTLRETGRQVFNASDKTKAASAAAITPAAVAKGFEAMMQRKGVGKDDPFLAITPSILLVGPQQLFAAQQLVAPIQAAQADNVNPYVSALQVVASPYITGNGWYLLADPGSAPVFMYGYLQGEEGPRMRMDEPFGQQGLGYSVELDFASGATDYRGGYKNAGG; translated from the coding sequence ATGGCGTTCGGGTCGCACTCGGTCAGCGACTTCCCGGCGATCTTTGAAAACGCGCTGAACAAGCGGCTGTCGCAAGCCTATCAATCTGCCCAGCCGACCTACCGCGCGATCGCCGAGCGCATCGACATGAGCGACTTCCGCCCCACGCCGATTGCGGCGATTGGTGACTGGCCCACCCTGATGCCCATCGGCGAAGGTGGTGAAATCAAGTCCGGCACGGTCGGTGACAAGTCGGAAATCGTGGCGTTGGCCGCCTATGGGCGCAAGTTCCATATCAGTCGCCAGATGATGGTGAACGATGATCTGGGCGCGATCGACCGCTTGCTGTCCACGCGTGGTCGGGCCGTGGCGGCGTTCGAGGATCAGCTGTTCTATGCGATGCTTCTTGCCGGGGCGGGCAGCGATGGCCCGACCCTGCGGGAAACCGGGCGCCAGGTGTTCAATGCCAGCGACAAGACCAAGGCGGCGAGCGCAGCTGCGATCACTCCGGCTGCGGTTGCCAAGGGGTTCGAGGCGATGATGCAGCGCAAGGGCGTGGGCAAGGATGATCCGTTCCTTGCGATCACACCTTCGATCCTGCTGGTGGGCCCGCAGCAGCTGTTCGCAGCGCAACAGTTGGTTGCCCCCATCCAGGCGGCGCAGGCTGACAATGTGAACCCCTATGTCAGCGCGCTGCAGGTCGTCGCTTCGCCCTATATCACCGGCAACGGGTGGTACCTGCTGGCTGATCCCGGCAGCGCGCCGGTGTTCATGTATGGCTACCTGCAGGGCGAGGAAGGCCCGCGCATGCGCATGGATGAACCTTTCGGCCAGCAGGGCCTTGGCTATTCGGTTGAACTCGATTTCGCCAGCGGCGCGACCGACTATCGCGGCGGCTACAAGAACGCGGGCGGGTAA
- a CDS encoding phage terminase large subunit family protein has protein sequence MGFLSSAEACVLRGLAAAMMPPPPPDITRWCQDNIVFDERSPFPGPFNINRFPFLREIHEVLNPEHPCREVTLRGSAQFGKTVSVLIPTLAAWHEYGPLDSLVVHPTSSSATEWVRTKWMPFRRSAPSLRDVFGDGRGEQTDTLHNQETLRRDGTLKVTSAGSPDDLAGTTRRLVLMDDVAKFEMTPKGDPEQMAISRASGFDEAKIVRMSTPQVAGTCRITRAFKRSDQRHYHVPCPFCGHFAPFLWENFRRNIDPDRLHAAGFTCDECGSVIDHSHKARMVSAGRWVAHNPQGDHPGFHLWRAYVPQRDWASIAVEYAQATGLTNTTSGVEDLPAVQIASESQTEQTFWNDVLGLPFEQATKGPDWEKLRDRVESCEDGTFLPMGRVPACGVILAAGVDCQLDRLEVTIAAFGRQHRRWVIEHRIIPYHIGDEEGRHALDALLKSSWRTTLGQPLTLDILAIDEGAYTDAVLDWAKRHPWARVITVKGSSSANGPTIRPQTDRKVSGRVVRNQRRRWLLNVSQMKADFYGWLEKVDPAARGFVSIARGIGDEYFRQITAEVRVLKRGSSGVMVSRWELVEPTRRNEALDTMISQSWRASGWTSMTDEQWGVLEAERSIVPSDGQPDLFDAAVPVVPLSTQATATVPRADPAGAPAAKPEPAMPWIPTRKNWI, from the coding sequence ATGGGTTTCCTGTCATCGGCGGAGGCATGTGTGCTGCGGGGTCTTGCCGCTGCCATGATGCCACCGCCACCGCCTGACATCACCCGCTGGTGCCAGGACAATATCGTATTTGATGAGCGCAGCCCCTTTCCGGGTCCGTTCAACATCAATCGCTTCCCGTTCTTGCGGGAAATCCACGAGGTGCTGAACCCTGAACATCCCTGCCGCGAGGTGACGCTGCGCGGATCGGCGCAGTTTGGCAAAACGGTATCGGTTCTGATCCCGACACTGGCGGCGTGGCACGAATACGGTCCGCTCGACAGTCTGGTCGTGCATCCGACATCATCGTCCGCGACCGAGTGGGTGCGCACGAAATGGATGCCTTTCCGCCGGTCCGCGCCGTCCCTGCGCGACGTGTTCGGCGATGGTCGGGGCGAACAGACGGACACGCTGCACAATCAGGAAACCTTGCGGCGCGACGGCACCCTGAAGGTCACCAGCGCCGGATCGCCGGATGATCTGGCGGGCACCACCCGCCGCCTGGTGTTGATGGATGATGTGGCAAAATTCGAGATGACGCCCAAGGGCGATCCGGAACAGATGGCGATCAGCCGGGCATCGGGGTTTGATGAGGCGAAGATCGTGCGCATGTCGACGCCGCAGGTGGCGGGGACCTGTCGCATCACCCGGGCGTTCAAACGCTCGGACCAGCGGCACTATCATGTGCCATGTCCGTTCTGCGGGCACTTTGCACCGTTTCTGTGGGAGAACTTTCGCCGCAACATTGACCCGGACCGGCTGCATGCTGCGGGCTTTACCTGTGATGAATGCGGGTCGGTGATCGACCATTCGCACAAGGCGCGCATGGTGTCTGCCGGGCGTTGGGTTGCCCATAATCCACAGGGCGACCACCCGGGCTTCCATCTGTGGCGCGCCTATGTGCCCCAGCGTGACTGGGCATCTATCGCCGTGGAATACGCGCAGGCCACTGGTCTGACCAACACAACGTCGGGGGTCGAGGATCTGCCCGCCGTGCAGATTGCGTCTGAATCGCAAACCGAACAGACCTTCTGGAACGACGTACTGGGCCTGCCGTTTGAACAGGCCACCAAGGGACCCGATTGGGAGAAGCTGCGCGACCGGGTGGAGAGTTGCGAAGACGGGACGTTCTTGCCGATGGGCCGCGTGCCCGCCTGTGGCGTGATTTTGGCGGCTGGTGTCGACTGCCAGCTGGATCGGCTCGAGGTAACGATCGCGGCTTTTGGGCGCCAGCATCGACGGTGGGTGATCGAGCATCGCATTATTCCCTATCACATCGGGGATGAAGAGGGCCGCCATGCCCTCGATGCGCTGCTCAAGTCCAGCTGGCGCACCACGCTGGGCCAGCCCCTGACGCTGGATATTCTGGCGATTGATGAGGGCGCCTACACCGACGCGGTTCTGGACTGGGCGAAGCGCCATCCGTGGGCGCGCGTCATCACGGTGAAAGGGTCGAGCAGTGCCAACGGCCCGACCATCCGCCCGCAAACCGACCGGAAGGTCAGCGGGCGGGTGGTCAGGAACCAGCGCCGCCGCTGGTTGCTCAATGTCAGTCAGATGAAGGCTGATTTCTACGGGTGGCTGGAAAAGGTTGATCCCGCCGCGCGTGGCTTCGTGTCGATCGCGCGCGGCATCGGGGATGAGTATTTCCGCCAGATCACCGCCGAGGTGCGTGTGCTCAAGCGCGGCAGTTCGGGCGTGATGGTGTCGCGCTGGGAACTGGTCGAGCCGACGCGTCGCAATGAGGCGCTGGACACGATGATCTCGCAGAGCTGGCGCGCAAGCGGATGGACCTCGATGACTGATGAACAATGGGGGGTCCTTGAGGCTGAGCGCAGCATTGTGCCCAGCGATGGGCAGCCCGATCTCTTCGACGCTGCGGTGCCGGTCGTTCCCCTGTCGACGCAGGCAACCGCGACGGTACCTCGCGCGGATCCCGCTGGCGCACCGGCAGCGAAGCCTGAACCTGCCATGCCGTGGATCCCCACGCGCAAGAACTGGATTTGA
- a CDS encoding head-tail joining protein has product MGLFDGMAGLVADVFGDAVSYTPGAGATRIVQSIGRRTPVQAIGPDGVETLLTSPTWRVRQDLVPEIARGDRVAFGGHLYRVLNAHPQGSPAVDAHLVCELDEVEA; this is encoded by the coding sequence ATGGGTTTGTTTGACGGCATGGCCGGGCTTGTCGCGGATGTGTTCGGCGATGCCGTCAGCTACACCCCCGGCGCGGGCGCGACGCGGATCGTCCAGTCGATCGGGCGTCGCACCCCGGTGCAGGCGATCGGCCCGGACGGGGTCGAGACCCTGCTCACCAGTCCGACGTGGCGGGTGCGCCAGGACCTCGTCCCCGAGATCGCCCGCGGGGATCGTGTGGCATTCGGGGGCCATTTGTACCGGGTCCTCAACGCGCATCCCCAAGGATCACCTGCCGTCGATGCCCATCTTGTCTGTGAACTGGATGAGGTCGAGGCATGA
- a CDS encoding phage tail protein, whose translation MLVGRPALQTARYPLAQLRVSDFTDAADIADQDVALAAGGTEPRYRVGGIVTFIGTGELVNQITPLVDAGAGALMRVGGRLGYAPGAYAAPVLSLSDYLRDGPVKFRATQPTRDIPAAVKAVFPDALAQWESSELTPAPVRDNWDGSEDDVRALPLDLVFSASQAARIQQITARGLALQREFTATFPPSALPAVAGSVAALALPRAGDARNGTYRVTQTAPAEWMGQGDGVALALPMTLRETSAHVCLGCGNR comes from the coding sequence GTGCTTGTTGGACGCCCTGCGCTTCAAACAGCGCGCTACCCTCTGGCGCAACTGCGCGTCTCGGATTTCACTGACGCTGCTGACATCGCCGATCAAGATGTGGCGCTGGCTGCGGGCGGCACGGAACCTCGGTACCGCGTCGGCGGTATCGTGACGTTCATTGGCACGGGTGAGTTGGTGAACCAGATCACGCCCCTTGTCGATGCAGGGGCGGGTGCGCTGATGCGCGTGGGCGGACGGTTGGGCTATGCTCCCGGCGCCTATGCAGCGCCGGTGTTGTCGCTCTCGGACTATTTGCGTGATGGTCCGGTCAAGTTCCGTGCGACCCAGCCGACCCGCGACATCCCTGCCGCCGTCAAGGCGGTGTTCCCTGATGCGTTGGCGCAATGGGAATCGTCCGAGTTGACGCCTGCGCCGGTGCGGGACAATTGGGATGGGTCCGAGGATGATGTGCGCGCCTTGCCGCTCGACCTCGTGTTCTCGGCCAGCCAGGCGGCGCGTATCCAGCAGATCACCGCGCGTGGTCTGGCGCTGCAGCGAGAGTTCACCGCGACATTCCCGCCGTCGGCTTTGCCTGCGGTGGCAGGATCCGTGGCCGCGCTGGCCTTGCCGCGTGCAGGTGATGCGCGCAATGGCACATACCGGGTCACCCAGACCGCACCTGCCGAGTGGATGGGGCAGGGGGACGGGGTGGCTTTGGCTTTGCCCATGACGCTGCGCGAGACCTCGGCGCATGTCTGCCTGGGATGCGGCAACAGATGA
- a CDS encoding phage portal protein, with amino-acid sequence MNAIERAIATVAPSWAARRARARLAVAQYDAVKLGHRAGSLRASRGDADASSGARTKLAFFARDMVRNTPFATSAQAVIAGAVTGDGIIPKVLVDKRINDTVAGRIKKRGLMWIERHFDTTAIDRRGQLNLYGLQRLVINTVVDAGECLVRLHRDSLVEGCLPFQVEVLEPDYLDATRWGTTADGSEIRQGVEYDAEGQRVAYWIFPQHPGSDSVMHPASGVSMRVPAAEMLHIYRLDRPGQSRGVSWFAPVMLRLQDLADHEDAQLLRQKIAACFAAFRTGGSGEAKTPDTIMPGAIYDLGDSEQISFAAPQGLRLMTNSPGRSCGLWLPVWALPTRT; translated from the coding sequence ATGAACGCGATCGAACGCGCCATCGCGACTGTCGCCCCGTCCTGGGCGGCAAGGCGCGCCCGTGCCCGCCTGGCGGTCGCGCAATATGATGCTGTGAAGCTGGGGCACCGCGCCGGGTCGCTGCGCGCCAGTCGGGGTGACGCCGATGCCTCCAGCGGCGCGCGCACCAAGTTGGCGTTCTTTGCGCGCGACATGGTGCGCAACACGCCGTTTGCGACCAGTGCCCAAGCGGTGATCGCGGGCGCCGTCACCGGGGACGGCATCATCCCGAAGGTTCTGGTCGACAAGCGGATCAACGATACTGTCGCCGGGCGTATCAAGAAGCGCGGGTTGATGTGGATCGAGCGCCATTTCGACACCACGGCCATCGATAGGCGCGGACAGTTGAACCTCTACGGCCTGCAGCGGCTGGTCATCAACACGGTGGTCGACGCAGGCGAATGCCTCGTGCGCTTGCACCGAGACAGCCTTGTAGAGGGGTGCCTGCCGTTCCAGGTCGAGGTGCTGGAACCCGACTATCTCGATGCCACCCGCTGGGGCACAACTGCCGATGGCAGCGAAATCCGCCAGGGCGTGGAATATGATGCTGAAGGCCAGCGCGTGGCCTATTGGATATTCCCCCAGCATCCCGGCTCGGATTCCGTGATGCACCCGGCATCGGGCGTGTCGATGCGCGTGCCCGCAGCGGAGATGTTGCACATCTACCGGCTGGATCGTCCGGGACAGAGCCGTGGGGTCAGTTGGTTCGCGCCTGTCATGTTGCGGCTGCAGGATCTGGCGGACCATGAGGATGCCCAGTTACTGCGCCAGAAGATCGCGGCCTGCTTCGCGGCATTCAGAACAGGCGGCAGCGGAGAGGCAAAGACACCGGACACGATCATGCCGGGCGCGATCTACGACCTGGGTGACAGTGAACAGATCAGCTTTGCCGCGCCCCAGGGGTTGAGGCTTATGACGAATTCACCCGGTCGGTCCTGCGGTCTGTGGCTGCCGGTCTGGGCATTACCTACGAGGACCTGA